The Listeria sp. PSOL-1 genome includes a region encoding these proteins:
- a CDS encoding GHKL domain-containing protein codes for MVTILLSGIQILGFFLVIQVLTERLFNFKEGLVILSIAMIAIPLFLYMNYLSVVFSFAVFAIAMVWKKQQIIYSLIIISITYVLSIMADTITGIFFYQVCQFPYNGVLTTPSILAFYVVCMVILMFVFVFLTRKIFVKANLELFFRQNNYSLIVLALLILTLSIFYINLHFGLADGFDQRMLRFIEVLFVVYFVVLIGVFYSIIQTAIKELKMKNQQEQLEQLQEYTNTLEVLHNEMRVFRHDYINIISSLAGYIEENDMEALKTYFENNIVSINKTIESNNYKISSLQNIEITELKGLVAIKVIRAQELKIDAIVEVVEKIDHINMKSIDLCKVVGILLDNAVEAALESKNRVIRLACVKKANSVLIVFANSIPEKMPPVYKIFEQGFSTKGERRGLGLSSLRDTLQDYSNVSLDTKLTDSEFVQELEIM; via the coding sequence ATTGTGACTATTTTACTTTCAGGAATACAAATATTAGGCTTTTTTCTAGTTATTCAAGTTTTAACAGAAAGATTATTTAATTTTAAAGAGGGATTGGTCATTTTAAGTATAGCTATGATTGCAATCCCTCTCTTTTTGTATATGAACTATTTATCAGTTGTATTTAGTTTCGCAGTTTTTGCCATAGCCATGGTTTGGAAAAAGCAACAAATTATTTATTCGTTAATTATTATATCGATTACCTACGTTTTATCAATTATGGCTGATACAATAACAGGAATCTTTTTCTATCAAGTATGTCAGTTTCCTTATAATGGAGTACTTACAACTCCATCAATTCTAGCTTTTTACGTTGTCTGTATGGTTATACTAATGTTTGTTTTCGTTTTTCTTACACGTAAAATTTTTGTAAAAGCTAACTTAGAATTGTTTTTTAGACAAAATAATTATAGTTTAATTGTTCTAGCTTTACTCATTTTAACATTATCAATTTTCTATATTAACCTTCATTTTGGTTTGGCTGATGGTTTTGATCAACGTATGTTACGTTTTATTGAAGTTTTGTTTGTTGTATATTTCGTTGTGTTAATTGGTGTTTTTTACTCCATCATCCAAACAGCAATAAAAGAACTTAAAATGAAAAACCAACAAGAACAATTAGAGCAGCTCCAAGAATATACAAACACACTGGAAGTTCTTCACAATGAAATGCGTGTATTCCGACATGATTACATCAATATCATTTCTAGTTTGGCAGGTTACATAGAAGAAAATGATATGGAAGCGTTAAAAACTTATTTTGAAAATAATATTGTTTCCATCAATAAAACGATTGAATCGAATAACTATAAAATTTCATCTCTCCAAAACATTGAAATTACAGAGCTTAAAGGGTTAGTCGCTATTAAGGTGATTCGCGCACAAGAGCTCAAAATTGATGCGATTGTTGAAGTGGTTGAAAAAATTGACCATATTAACATGAAAAGTATTGATTTGTGTAAAGTTGTTGGAATTCTGCTTGATAATGCGGTTGAAGCAGCACTGGAAAGCAAAAATCGGGTAATTCGTCTTGCTTGTGTGAAAAAGGCGAATTCGGTTCTTATCGTTTTTGCTAATAGTATACCGGAGAAAATGCCGCCTGTTTATAAGATTTTTGAGCAAGGATTTTCAACAAAAGGAGAGAGACGTGGATTAGGACTTTCTAGTTTACGTGATACATTACAGGATTATTCTAATGTCTCTTTGGATACAAAGTTAACGGACAGTGAGTTTGTTCAAGAGTTAGAAATTATGTAA
- a CDS encoding LytTR family DNA-binding domain-containing protein, giving the protein MLPIFVCEDNRIQRERLEKYITDFIMVEHFDMEMSYTTNDPFKMLERLKNHEGMGIYFLDIDLQQPKMNGFELATEIRKIDPRGFIIFITTHAELTYLTFTYKVEALDYIIKDNLNELQSRVLSCMKSIEQRMVDDKGGEKYFTFHVSDKKVIHEKMDDILFFETSPKIHKVILHGKNRQIEFYAKMKEVEKMLGEPFYRCHRSFLVNKNNVSELDAKQGIVKMSNGENCLASNRLIKGLKL; this is encoded by the coding sequence ATGTTACCGATTTTTGTATGCGAGGATAATCGAATTCAACGAGAGCGATTGGAAAAATATATCACCGACTTTATTATGGTTGAACATTTTGATATGGAAATGAGTTATACAACGAATGATCCATTTAAAATGTTAGAGAGATTAAAAAACCATGAAGGTATGGGGATTTATTTTCTAGATATTGATTTGCAACAACCAAAGATGAATGGTTTTGAGCTTGCAACTGAAATTAGGAAGATTGATCCGCGTGGTTTTATCATCTTTATTACAACACATGCGGAACTAACTTATTTAACTTTTACATATAAAGTGGAAGCGCTTGATTATATTATTAAAGATAACTTAAATGAATTGCAAAGTCGTGTGCTTTCTTGTATGAAAAGCATTGAGCAGCGCATGGTTGATGATAAAGGCGGAGAGAAATATTTTACGTTTCATGTCTCTGATAAAAAAGTCATTCATGAAAAAATGGATGATATCCTCTTTTTTGAAACGTCGCCTAAAATTCATAAAGTTATTTTGCATGGTAAGAATCGGCAAATTGAATTTTATGCAAAAATGAAAGAAGTTGAGAAGATGCTTGGAGAACCATTTTATCGATGTCATCGTTCTTTCTTGGTCAATAAAAATAATGTGAGTGAACTTGATGCTAAACAAGGTATCGTCAAAATGTCGAATGGAGAGAATTGTTTGGCTTCGAATCGCTTAATCAAAGGCCTAAAACTGTGA